The region AAACGACCTGCGTCTTTCACTTCTTTTGCAAAAATCATCACTCCTTTTCCGGACTTTTCAAAGTTTTCAAATTCAGCCTTAAATGAATCGATAAAGAGGTTATCACCAAGAATCAGTGCGCATTTTGAGCCTTTGGCGAAATTGCGAGCGAGGCCGAGGCCATGGGCGAGGCCGAGCGGTTTATCTTGTACTTCATATGAGAAACTCACCTTCTCACCAAATTCTCTTCCACTCCCAAGCGAGTTGATAAAATCCCCTGCATGCTCCGGTGAAACAATTATCAAAATATCTTTTACCCCGGCATCAAGCAGAGTTTGAATTGGGAAATAAATCATCGGTTTATTGTAAAGTGGCAAAAGCTGTTTGCTTGTCACCTTTGTAATCGGCCTAAGCCTGGTTCCCGATCCACCCGCAAGTATCACTCCTTTTATCACAATGTTGTATTAAAGGTAATCCTTATGAAGACTATTATAGTTTCAGATGTTTTTCAATCCTAGTTACTCATTCTCTCTTAAATTCTCCATCCACCTCTCATTCGCCTCATACCAATCAAGTGTTTTTTTCATACCTTCCTCGAAAGTAATGGATGGGCTAAAACCAAGTTCGTTCCGAATTTTTGAAGCATCTATGGCATATCTGCGATCGTGTCCTTTGCGGTCAGTGACGTAAGTTATCAAATCTTCAGAGCCTCCTGTGTATTTCACTATCTCTTTTACAATTTCTAAATTTTGTTTCTCATTATTCCCACCAATGCAATAAGTTTCCCCAAGTTTACCTTTTTCTAGAATCAAATCAATGGCACGACAGTGATCCTCTACATACAACCAATCTCTCACCTGCTTACCATCTCCATA is a window of Candidatus Peregrinibacteria bacterium DNA encoding:
- a CDS encoding sugar phosphate nucleotidyltransferase, producing the protein MKGVILAGGSGTRLRPITKVTSKQLLPLYNKPMIYFPIQTLLDAGVKDILIIVSPEHAGDFINSLGSGREFGEKVSFSYEVQDKPLGLAHGLGLARNFAKGSKCALILGDNLFIDSFKAEFENFEKSGKGVMIFAKEVKDAGRFGVIEFDENMNAISIEEKPENPKSNFAQTGLYLYDENVFDYIDQITPSKRGELEITDLHTIYLEKGRLKAGIVEGGWYDTGTFESMFEATKIVREIEINNKK